A single genomic interval of Aureliella helgolandensis harbors:
- a CDS encoding AsmA family protein yields MARDNQEHGDSSSRQSGRKPRRWYRWGTLLFIGLLLLIGFLPRLLTQRSILVGAANRFGGLAPLKIDLTSASAGWWAPVSIAGLTVTDETGNVVARVASLKTEKGLLDWIFNSQDLGIIAIDGAESIVVAKDGTTNLEMALEPMLSAVSSEETSGSSDPSAALTGTISVTNSKLMLMEAGRPEQWLIELEEATVEMPSADQLLGPIAFQARVGDASGTVSGGIGTIAAEIAQVSDSQALRLRAQLSQVPLDFWHVVRTRLPELPIDELAGRASAVLSGTIATAESWDFDVQQLQTQSVQVVAPELLGSQPAQLEIVSFSGKASLDGQFLRVDGASLSCDFANAAAQAVIPWPLTIPSAADPFLRGATLEANGTVDLPRLVKAAETLIPVREGTQLLAGQVQFAVSQTLDAAAAPDSRASLKFAGLKAIAAGQNLVWDKPLAIDVSLLDGPKGPQIGAQATADFMSIEGQGTLDSGEFSTNLDLQQLHERLSQWVDIPVESMNGALQLNLGWTLAEGQTLAAEGTLDTTPLTIVSTAGGELQEPAWRGSFQAGALLKEGVPHSLTRAKLVFEADTEQLTLDLREPLLLVTPEAPDVALPPAAFTIDLVGDLKKWERRAMMWLAEPPEMSLDGNLNLAVEGRIDLNHVEVFAANWRSQPIGIATPSMSFSEAQMVGSFKGVVDTSQLTRLAIEDLKVQATSFSISARDSASDDSSGSRVGEAVFLVDLGRLMKSVGSTAPPPTQSGVPATQVSAQGRVQGQLTWQVNTQQAGVRLQANADKLAVTSVSAGSNAPETLWAEPTLGIALNGRWVAETGNIDVDSLQLQTDWLSYNGDVSYRGGSTSTDAADLTSAVGTQSVVMKGQAVYDCSKLSTKLVPMTGNQFQMQGQQSVPVEVQWTSSVDPTASVLAGLQATARIGWEQARVAGIELGRADVPIQISQGVLSTATEIAVSGGKLRWDIQSDLTAADLVINQKPMKVLENVEITEEMCQGWLKYVAPLLAETTSVDGRLSLQLDQAILSPADTKRQTVVGKLLIHQAQVGPGPLSNSLISLVRQLDAIRKQDFTQAVSSQKVWLDVPEQQIDFQMVDGLVSHRNLSVKIGDANIATSGSVGIDGQLALQADLPIPDKWIEKTPLLVGLKGKSLQFPMRGTLSQPQMDTQSLQQLGRQTIQSAAQGALQQGLSKGLEKLFGAPPTAQ; encoded by the coding sequence ATGGCACGAGACAACCAAGAGCACGGTGATTCGAGCTCTCGTCAAAGTGGACGTAAACCGCGCCGTTGGTACCGTTGGGGGACGCTGCTATTCATCGGCCTCTTGCTGCTGATCGGCTTTCTTCCCCGCTTGTTGACTCAGCGTTCGATTTTGGTGGGTGCAGCCAACCGCTTTGGTGGCCTCGCTCCTCTGAAGATCGATCTCACCTCAGCCTCGGCTGGATGGTGGGCCCCCGTGTCCATCGCGGGCCTGACCGTGACGGACGAAACGGGAAATGTCGTCGCACGTGTGGCTAGCCTAAAAACCGAAAAGGGGCTGTTGGATTGGATTTTCAACAGCCAAGACTTGGGAATCATCGCAATCGACGGAGCGGAGTCGATCGTTGTGGCCAAGGATGGAACGACCAACCTGGAAATGGCGCTGGAGCCAATGCTTTCGGCGGTTTCGAGTGAAGAGACATCTGGAAGCAGTGATCCGAGCGCTGCGCTGACTGGCACGATCTCAGTTACCAATTCCAAATTGATGCTCATGGAAGCTGGCCGGCCGGAACAATGGCTGATCGAGTTGGAGGAAGCAACGGTCGAGATGCCCAGCGCCGACCAGCTGCTGGGCCCTATTGCCTTTCAGGCTCGCGTGGGAGATGCCTCAGGCACCGTCTCGGGTGGCATTGGAACGATCGCGGCGGAGATTGCACAGGTGAGTGATAGTCAGGCATTGCGGCTGCGCGCCCAGTTGAGCCAAGTGCCCTTGGATTTCTGGCATGTGGTGCGAACGCGATTGCCCGAGTTGCCGATCGATGAGCTAGCGGGCCGAGCTTCGGCAGTACTTTCCGGCACCATTGCGACTGCTGAGAGCTGGGATTTCGACGTGCAGCAGCTGCAGACGCAGAGTGTCCAGGTTGTTGCTCCTGAATTGCTTGGGAGTCAGCCCGCACAATTGGAAATCGTTTCGTTTTCCGGCAAGGCATCGCTCGATGGCCAGTTTCTGAGGGTTGACGGTGCAAGCTTGAGCTGTGACTTTGCCAACGCGGCGGCTCAGGCTGTGATTCCATGGCCCCTCACAATTCCGTCGGCCGCCGATCCCTTCTTGCGTGGTGCGACCCTGGAAGCGAATGGGACGGTCGATCTGCCACGCTTGGTGAAGGCCGCGGAAACGTTGATTCCGGTTCGCGAAGGCACGCAACTACTGGCCGGGCAGGTTCAATTTGCCGTTTCCCAGACCTTGGACGCTGCCGCAGCGCCGGATAGTCGTGCGAGTCTGAAATTCGCTGGATTGAAAGCGATTGCAGCCGGCCAAAATCTCGTTTGGGATAAACCCTTAGCAATCGATGTCAGTCTGCTTGACGGTCCTAAAGGGCCACAAATCGGAGCTCAGGCTACGGCCGATTTCATGTCCATCGAAGGTCAAGGTACGCTCGACTCGGGCGAATTTTCTACCAATCTCGATCTGCAACAGTTGCATGAACGACTGAGTCAGTGGGTCGACATTCCAGTGGAATCGATGAACGGCGCACTGCAATTGAACTTGGGCTGGACTTTGGCTGAGGGCCAGACGCTCGCCGCCGAGGGAACACTCGACACAACGCCACTGACGATTGTGTCGACTGCGGGTGGGGAGTTGCAAGAGCCAGCTTGGAGGGGAAGCTTTCAAGCGGGCGCCTTGTTGAAAGAGGGAGTTCCCCATTCCCTGACGCGAGCCAAACTTGTGTTTGAAGCTGATACCGAACAACTGACTTTGGACCTACGCGAGCCGCTGCTACTGGTGACACCGGAAGCTCCCGATGTGGCGTTGCCTCCCGCTGCCTTTACGATCGACTTGGTAGGGGATCTTAAGAAATGGGAGCGGCGGGCCATGATGTGGTTGGCGGAGCCCCCGGAAATGAGCTTGGACGGCAACCTGAACCTAGCCGTCGAAGGGCGGATCGATCTAAACCATGTCGAAGTTTTTGCGGCCAACTGGCGCAGTCAACCCATCGGAATCGCTACGCCTAGCATGAGTTTTTCCGAAGCCCAGATGGTGGGCAGCTTCAAGGGGGTGGTTGATACCAGCCAGTTGACCAGGTTAGCGATTGAAGATCTCAAGGTTCAAGCGACTTCTTTCTCAATCAGCGCGCGAGATTCGGCCAGCGACGATTCCAGCGGTAGCCGAGTTGGCGAAGCAGTGTTCCTGGTCGATCTCGGTCGACTGATGAAGAGTGTCGGTTCCACTGCGCCACCGCCGACACAGAGCGGTGTGCCAGCCACTCAAGTTAGCGCACAAGGGCGCGTGCAAGGCCAATTGACCTGGCAGGTCAACACGCAGCAGGCTGGAGTTCGTCTACAAGCGAATGCGGACAAGTTGGCCGTCACCAGCGTATCCGCAGGCAGTAATGCTCCGGAGACGTTATGGGCGGAGCCCACCTTGGGCATAGCGCTCAATGGTCGATGGGTTGCAGAGACGGGCAATATCGATGTCGATAGTTTGCAGCTGCAGACCGATTGGCTGAGCTACAACGGCGACGTCAGCTATCGTGGGGGAAGCACCTCCACCGACGCTGCCGATTTGACTTCGGCCGTTGGGACGCAAAGCGTTGTTATGAAGGGGCAGGCCGTCTACGACTGTTCTAAGCTGTCAACGAAGCTTGTTCCGATGACTGGGAATCAATTCCAGATGCAAGGTCAGCAAAGCGTCCCGGTTGAAGTGCAGTGGACGAGTTCAGTGGATCCCACCGCTTCCGTCCTAGCTGGCTTGCAAGCCACGGCCCGGATTGGTTGGGAGCAAGCTCGTGTGGCTGGCATTGAGTTGGGGAGGGCTGACGTTCCCATTCAGATTTCGCAGGGCGTCCTGTCCACCGCCACTGAAATAGCGGTAAGTGGCGGGAAGCTCAGGTGGGACATTCAAAGCGATTTGACAGCGGCCGATTTGGTGATCAATCAGAAGCCAATGAAGGTCCTGGAAAACGTGGAGATTACCGAAGAAATGTGCCAGGGGTGGCTCAAGTACGTGGCGCCTTTGCTGGCGGAGACGACCAGCGTGGATGGCCGCCTGAGCCTGCAGCTCGATCAAGCGATCTTGTCTCCCGCCGACACCAAGCGGCAGACCGTGGTAGGGAAATTGTTGATCCATCAAGCGCAGGTGGGGCCCGGCCCACTATCCAATAGCTTGATCAGCCTAGTTCGTCAGCTCGACGCAATCCGCAAGCAGGATTTTACTCAGGCGGTGAGCAGTCAAAAGGTCTGGCTGGATGTGCCGGAACAACAGATCGATTTTCAGATGGTGGACGGGTTGGTGTCGCACCGCAATCTAAGCGTAAAGATTGGCGATGCCAATATTGCCACCTCGGGTAGTGTTGGAATTGATGGGCAACTGGCGTTGCAAGCCGATTTGCCGATCCCAGACAAATGGATCGAGAAAACACCGCTGCTGGTAGGACTCAAGGGGAAATCATTGCAATTTCCAATGCGCGGCACCCTGTCCCAGCCTCAAATGGATACGCAGTCCCTGCAACAATTGGGACGACAGACCATTCAAAGTGCGGCCCAAGGCGCCCTTCAGCAAGGCTTGTCTAAAGGACTGGAAAAACTCTTTGGAGCTCCACCCACGGCGCAGTAA
- a CDS encoding MBL fold metallo-hydrolase — protein sequence MHIHCLGTTGYHPSPSRHTACYYLPELSLVLDAGTAAFRLAQCLLSEPKESLDIILSHSHLDHIVGLTFLLDAQAVTSLKRIRVHGEAAKLEAVQKHLYAPALFPVPPDFEFLPFSSGTGQKQIGETKVHWFPLEHPGGALGYILEAKGKRIAYVTDTVSRLDAEYVGELDGCDLLLHECYFGDEHQELAVRTGHSWLSEVTKIVRRVRPRQTLLIHTNPLAEIVGSTLQLSREQREELHIAIPNDEQIVAF from the coding sequence ATGCATATCCACTGCCTGGGAACTACCGGCTACCATCCGAGCCCGTCCAGACACACGGCATGTTACTATCTGCCCGAACTGTCCCTTGTGCTCGATGCGGGCACCGCCGCATTTCGATTGGCTCAATGTTTGCTGTCGGAGCCCAAGGAATCACTGGACATCATCTTATCCCACTCGCATCTCGACCATATCGTCGGTTTGACATTCCTGTTGGACGCACAGGCTGTTACCTCGCTGAAACGCATTCGCGTCCACGGGGAAGCGGCCAAGCTCGAGGCGGTTCAGAAGCATCTTTACGCTCCAGCCCTTTTTCCGGTTCCACCGGATTTTGAATTCTTGCCCTTCTCCAGTGGAACTGGGCAAAAACAGATCGGCGAAACCAAAGTGCACTGGTTTCCGCTAGAACATCCCGGCGGAGCCTTAGGGTATATCTTGGAGGCTAAGGGTAAGCGAATCGCTTATGTTACCGACACTGTCTCGCGCCTCGATGCCGAGTATGTGGGGGAACTGGATGGGTGCGACCTGCTGTTGCACGAGTGCTATTTTGGCGATGAACATCAAGAGTTAGCGGTTCGGACTGGGCATAGCTGGCTATCCGAAGTGACCAAGATCGTGCGCCGTGTTCGTCCGCGACAGACCTTGTTGATTCATACAAACCCCTTAGCGGAAATCGTCGGAAGCACCCTGCAGCTTTCCAGGGAGCAACGTGAAGAGTTGCACATCGCAATTCCCAATGATGAACAAATCGTAGCGTTTTAG
- a CDS encoding putative bifunctional diguanylate cyclase/phosphodiesterase — protein sequence MSSSPYSASDGLHQDTVRTPPVANLNELILDSSDRWLQQLTVRLDSIDRAMRQIDSGSTHYPVDDSLQLQLQELRTQVVRAARELHISQQQVQELAGNLADARQRTKSLTRELSHSQQLLSEARSLPGASPAEIARMDLLASAFHNATEGAAVLTADGTIVEANPRFIEMFDSGPTNSPGLTNILAAFGATFSARLQQVSGGKTWSGKIPTHQVGLGQRWYWVSLGPNRCEGTKEPHIIALFSDVTQLEDSQQILKQQALHDNLTGLPNRRYFRNYVDELVCNQSNAENSFTVCFLDLDDFKGVNDSLGHGTGDELLVEVARRLSTAIGHNAFIARFGGDEFAAVFPKRRDRDLNIDDSIQSLFAAFMDPILLGANEVAVGLSLGIATYPQDGLDADSLMSCADIAMYSAKAAGKNQVCSFDSKMQQQVDHRHFMRSELRTVLDGGGISLAFQPKVCAHTGAMRGCEALARWQRPDGSMVSPAEFIPIAEQSGTILALGELVISQALETCAAWTEQQRDLFPVAINISPQQLRSVHFVDRLMALLAEFGGSPHWIELEFTENAIVENIKHAIETIDQLRALGFKIAIDDFGTGYSSLGYLRFFGIDTLKIDKSFVSEVATDRNCAAIANSIISLGKGLDLTIVAEGVETAQQQQYLAQAGCDLVQGYLVGRPMAKVDIEQWLERRLLSSDS from the coding sequence ATGTCGAGTAGCCCATACTCAGCTTCTGACGGCTTGCACCAAGATACGGTCCGAACCCCGCCAGTCGCAAATCTGAACGAATTGATCCTCGATTCGAGCGATCGGTGGTTGCAACAACTAACCGTTCGACTCGATTCCATCGATCGCGCAATGCGCCAAATCGATAGCGGCTCGACGCATTATCCAGTGGACGATTCGCTGCAGCTCCAACTGCAGGAACTCCGGACCCAGGTGGTTCGCGCCGCTCGTGAGCTGCACATCTCGCAGCAACAGGTTCAGGAACTCGCAGGCAACTTAGCCGATGCTCGACAACGAACCAAGTCTTTAACTAGAGAGTTATCACACTCCCAGCAGTTGCTGTCCGAAGCGCGTTCCCTGCCAGGCGCTTCTCCTGCCGAAATAGCGAGAATGGACTTGCTGGCTAGCGCGTTCCACAATGCAACAGAAGGCGCAGCTGTCTTAACTGCGGACGGCACCATTGTGGAAGCCAATCCGCGTTTCATCGAGATGTTTGATAGTGGCCCCACGAATAGCCCCGGTCTGACCAATATTCTGGCTGCATTCGGAGCGACCTTCTCGGCAAGACTACAGCAGGTCAGCGGTGGAAAAACGTGGAGTGGCAAGATTCCCACCCACCAAGTCGGCTTGGGACAACGCTGGTATTGGGTTTCACTCGGTCCGAATAGATGTGAGGGAACCAAGGAACCCCACATCATCGCCTTGTTCTCCGATGTGACTCAGCTAGAGGATTCCCAGCAAATCCTCAAGCAGCAGGCCTTGCATGACAACCTAACGGGTTTACCCAACCGGCGCTACTTCCGAAACTACGTCGATGAATTGGTTTGCAATCAATCCAATGCAGAAAACTCGTTCACCGTATGCTTTCTAGACTTAGATGATTTCAAAGGGGTCAATGATTCGCTCGGTCACGGCACCGGAGATGAGCTATTGGTCGAAGTCGCTCGTCGGCTTTCGACTGCGATTGGTCATAACGCCTTCATCGCGCGCTTCGGTGGTGATGAGTTTGCAGCGGTATTCCCGAAACGTCGCGACCGGGATCTCAATATTGACGATTCGATTCAAAGCCTGTTCGCTGCCTTTATGGACCCGATCCTCCTTGGGGCCAACGAAGTTGCGGTGGGGCTTAGCTTGGGAATTGCAACCTATCCGCAGGACGGGCTAGATGCCGACTCCCTTATGTCTTGTGCAGACATTGCCATGTACTCGGCCAAGGCAGCAGGCAAGAATCAGGTTTGCTCCTTCGATAGCAAGATGCAACAGCAGGTGGATCACCGACACTTCATGCGTTCCGAATTGCGCACGGTGCTCGATGGAGGAGGAATTTCCTTAGCCTTCCAACCCAAAGTTTGCGCCCATACCGGTGCCATGCGTGGCTGCGAAGCGTTGGCGCGCTGGCAGCGTCCAGATGGCTCCATGGTCTCACCTGCAGAGTTTATTCCGATTGCGGAACAATCGGGAACGATTCTTGCATTGGGCGAGTTGGTGATCAGCCAGGCGTTGGAGACGTGTGCAGCCTGGACAGAGCAGCAACGGGATCTATTCCCAGTGGCGATCAATATCTCCCCCCAGCAACTCAGATCAGTCCACTTTGTTGATCGCCTAATGGCACTGCTCGCAGAATTCGGTGGGAGCCCCCACTGGATTGAATTGGAATTCACCGAGAATGCGATCGTCGAAAACATCAAACATGCCATCGAAACGATCGATCAACTCCGAGCACTTGGATTCAAAATCGCGATTGACGACTTTGGGACGGGCTATTCATCCTTAGGCTACTTGCGGTTCTTTGGCATTGACACTCTCAAAATAGATAAGTCTTTCGTCTCGGAAGTAGCCACCGACCGAAACTGCGCAGCGATTGCGAATTCCATCATTTCGCTGGGCAAAGGGCTGGATCTCACCATTGTTGCGGAAGGGGTCGAAACCGCCCAACAGCAACAGTATCTAGCTCAAGCGGGATGCGATCTCGTGCAGGGATACTTGGTCGGGCGGCCGATGGCGAAAGTGGATATCGAGCAGTGGCTTGAACGACGGCTACTCTCAAGCGACAGCTAA